The genome window CCTTCGGGCCGGATACCAGGCCGATAACAAGGCGAGGGCCAGTACGGTAAGGGCAATGTAGAGCGCATCGCTCAGCCGCGTCTCTATGGGGTAGTGGCTTATGATGAGGTTATCCGTAGCACCCGGAAAAGGCACCACCTGCCCATACTCCTGCAGCCAGCTAAGGCCGTAGCCTAGCAGCAGGCCCGTGCCCCCACCCAGTGCACCCATCCATAGGCCACTGGTAAGGAAGATGCGCCGGATAAGGCCCGGCCCGGCCCCCATCACCTGCAGGATGCCGATATCGCGTTTTTTCTCTATCACCACCATGCTCAGGCTGCCCACTATGTTCGTGCAGTACAGCATGAGCATAAGGGTAATGAGCAGAAAGCCCACGGCCTTCTCGCTCTTCATCACCTCGTACAGGGTGGCGTGCTGCTCATACGCATTCAGCACCTGGTAGGCCGGGCCTAGCCGGGCCTGTAGTTCGGCTTCCAGCGCTTCTGCATCGGCACCGGGGCCTATGGCCAGCTCCAGGGCACTTACCTGCCCCTCGGCTTCAAAGAGGCCCTGCACCAGGGGCAGGGGTGCCAGCACATATTGGTCGTCGTACTCCTTTTGCAGCGAAAACACCCCGGTCATCACCACCTGCCTCCTGTTCAGGGCACGCTCCTCATCGGCCATGGTCAGGTTTGCGCTGGCCGATACGGCAATCAGCTCCATCTGATGTCGGTAGTCCTCCAGTCCCGCATTCAGGGCATAGGCTACGCCACTACCGGCAATAATGCCGGCGGGATCCCTGCCTGTCCGCAGGCGGAAGCTGCCGAAGGCCAATCGCTCGGCCACCCGGCTCACCTGCCCTATGTTATTTTCGGGCACCCCCTTCAGCCTGATTACCCGCTGGCGGTCGTGGTAGCGCAGCAGTGCGCGTCCCTCCAGGCTTGGCACTACGGCGGCTACACCCGGGTGCTGTGCCAGCTGCTGCATCAGGCTGGCCTGGTTAGCCAGGTATTGGCCCTCGGCCGGAGCTACCTTCAGCACAGGGTCGAAGTCCTGAAAAACGTCGCGAATGAGGGTTGAAAAGCCGTTAAAGACCGAAAGCAGGATTACCAGGGCTGCCGTACCCAGCATTACCCCCAGCATGGCTATCCAGCTAATCACATTCACCGGCCCAGGCAGCCTGCGCGAGAGCAGGTAGCGGCTGGCAATCCGTAGCGGCAGATTCATGTAGGAGCAAAGTTATTTCTTTATTCCGCAACGGCTGCTGCCCCAGGCTCGTATCTTTAGGCTTTACTTCAAACAACCAGTGCACAATGCGAACTTTATTCATCCCTGTTTCCTGCTATTTGCTTTTCCTATCCGGCTTAACCGCTTTATTGGTGCCAGCCTGGGCACAGGCACAAGGGGTAGCGCAGGTGGCGATGCCCGACCAGAACCTGCAACCCCAGGATCCCGTATGGATGAAGGACGAGCAGCCCATACCCTACAGCGGGCGCGAACTGCTCGAGTATCTGGAACCCAGGATGTATTACTCGCTGGATACCCTCTTCTACAAGGACGTGGAAGTGTTCGGCTTCGATGTATACAGGCTGGAAGAGAAGCTGCCCAACCTGGTGCGCCGCTCGGGGCCGTATGCGGGCAAGTGTGTGGATCAATATAGCCTGCTGGTGGTATCGGTGCAGGCGCTGAAGGAGCTGGCAGCCCAGCAGCAGAACCTGCAGCGACAGATACAGGCGTACAACCAGGAGTTTATGGCCATACGCAAAGACATGGAGGACCTGAAGACCCTGGTGAGCCAACAGCAGGGCCAGGCACGCAAGCTGGAAGCCACGCTGAACAAGGTGGGCGAACTGGAAAAGCGCGTGGCCGAGCTGGAAGCAGCGCGGGCCAGCAAGTAGCGGCATGCAAAACGAAGGGGTACAGGGAAACCACTACCAGGTGCTGGGGATAGACCCCCAGGCTACCCCCCCTGCCATAAAGGCCGCCTACCGCAGGCTGGCCCGCTGCTACCACCCAGATGTAAACCCTGGTGCCATGGCCCAGCAGCAGTTTCAGCGGGTGCTACTGGCCTATGAGGTGCTGGCCGACCCCCACAAGCGCCAGCAGTACGACCAGCTGCTGGCGCGGGGCCTGCCACAGCACCCCAGCCGCCTGATGCCGGGCATGCACAGCACACCTGCACACACCGCACAAAGCTGGCCGGCTAGCCGGGGGATAGACCCGCTGGCACACAAGCGCCAGCACCTGCTGATGACCAAGGGGATGGTACATTTTTTTCTGCTCTTCGGGTTTTGCTTTCTGGGCACCCTGGTGCAGACCCTGCTGCTGGTGCTGGTGCTCAACCTTGTGGGCATAGAGGTGGGAAAAACCCGTGGCCTGGGGGCCTTGCTGCTGTTCATGATCGTGGCCTTTATCGGCACAAACTTTCGGCTGGGGCAGCGGCTCATCCGGCGCTACCCACGCTACCTGCGGCAGCTTACCCGCTATTTTCATGCGCACCAGTATCGCCCACCTGTGTAGCAGAGGCAGTTCTTTTTTTGCCCCCCAGCCGGGCGACCCCCGGCTCAGTTCGAAGCTTTTTTGCTAATTTTGTTTCCTTTTAGGCATACTCCCTGGTTTTTCAATCCATTTTATTCTGTGGCACAAACGCTGGAAAAGAAAAAAGCCTTACTCCCCAAGGGGCTGAAGGCGGAAGATGTATTGGCCGATTACCGCATGGCGTACCAGAGTAGGCAGGCTAGCCTGCTGGGTAGGCGCGAAGTGCTGACGGGCAAGGCCAAGTTTGGCATCTTTGGCGATGGGAAAGAGGTAGCCCAGATAGCCATGGCACGGGCCGCACAGCCAGGCGATTTTCGCTCGGGTTATTACCGAGACCAGACCTTTATGTTCGCAGCCGGGCTGAGCGACATCCGCAAGTTCTTTGCCCAGCTGTATGCAGATACTGACCTGGAGCATGAACCTGCCAGCGGCGGCAGGCAGATGAACGGGCACTATGCCACGCGCCTGCTGGATGCAGCCGGAAACTGGCTGGACCACACCGCCAGTGTGCAGAGTGCCGCCGACAGCAGCCCCACCGGCAGCCAGATGCCGCGCCTGGTAGGCCTGGCACAGGCCAGCAAGCTGTACAGGGAAAACAAGGCCCTGCATGGCTACACCACCTTCAGCACCCAGGGCAATGAAATAGCCTGGGGTACCATAGGCGATGCCTCTACCTCCGAGGGACCGTTCTGGGAGAGCCTGAACGCCGTGGGCGTGCTACAGGTGCCCATGGTGATGAGCGTGTGGGACGACAACTATGGCATCAGCGTACCCATCCGCTACCAAACCACCAAGTCCTCCATCAGCGAGCTGCTGGCTGGCTACCAGCCCACCAAGGAAAAACCCGGCATTGCCATCCATACCGTAAAGGGCTGGGACTATGCGGCACTGATAGAAACCTACCAGAAGGTGGCCACCCAGGTGCGCAAGACCCACGCACCGGCCCTCATCCACGTGCAAGAGGTAACCCAGCCACAGGGGCACAGCACCAGCGGCAGCCACGAGCGCTACAAAAGCCCTGAGCGCCTGGCCTGGGAGCAGGAGTATGACTGTATAGCCCAGATGCGCCAGTATATACTCAACCTGGGTCTGGCTACCGAAGCGGAACTGACCGACTGGGAAAAGGAAGACAAAAAGGCCGTAGCCACCGCCCGCAAAGAGGCCTGGGAAGCCTACCAGGCTACCATACAGGCCGAACGTGCCGAAGCCCTGGGCCTGATAGCCCAGCTGGCGGCAGACCTACCCGGCCAGGCTGCAGCACTGGCCAGCCTGCAAGAAGAACTGCAGAAGGTAACCGAGCCCTTCATCCGCGACCTGTATGTGGCGCTGCGCCGTGCCCTGGTGCTTAGTCATGGCCAGCAGCTGCCCGCCCGCCAGGCCATTCTGAACTGGCTGGCTGCCAAGGATGAAGTGAATCACCAGCGCTTCAGCAGCCAGCTGCTGAGCGAGGGGGCCGAGAGCCCACTGAATGAAAAGGGGGTGCCCGCCATCTACCCGGCAGAACCCGAGCTGGTAGATGGGCGACAGGTGGTGCGTGCCTGCTTCGACGCCGCACTGGGCCGCGACCCGCGCGTGCTGGCCTTTGGCGAAGACCTGGGCTTCCTGGGGGATGTAAACCAGGGCTTTGAGGGCCTGCAGGAAAAGTATGGCGAGCTGCGCGTAAGCGATACCGGCATCCGCGAGGCCACCATCCTGGGACAGGGCATAGGCCTGGCCATGCGCG of Bacteroidota bacterium contains these proteins:
- a CDS encoding transketolase, with the protein product MAQTLEKKKALLPKGLKAEDVLADYRMAYQSRQASLLGRREVLTGKAKFGIFGDGKEVAQIAMARAAQPGDFRSGYYRDQTFMFAAGLSDIRKFFAQLYADTDLEHEPASGGRQMNGHYATRLLDAAGNWLDHTASVQSAADSSPTGSQMPRLVGLAQASKLYRENKALHGYTTFSTQGNEIAWGTIGDASTSEGPFWESLNAVGVLQVPMVMSVWDDNYGISVPIRYQTTKSSISELLAGYQPTKEKPGIAIHTVKGWDYAALIETYQKVATQVRKTHAPALIHVQEVTQPQGHSTSGSHERYKSPERLAWEQEYDCIAQMRQYILNLGLATEAELTDWEKEDKKAVATARKEAWEAYQATIQAERAEALGLIAQLAADLPGQAAALASLQEELQKVTEPFIRDLYVALRRALVLSHGQQLPARQAILNWLAAKDEVNHQRFSSQLLSEGAESPLNEKGVPAIYPAEPELVDGRQVVRACFDAALGRDPRVLAFGEDLGFLGDVNQGFEGLQEKYGELRVSDTGIREATILGQGIGLAMRGLRPIAEIQYLDYLLYALQVMSDDLATLRYRSAGGQKAPVIVRTRGHRLEGIWHSGSPMGMILGSLRGMHVLVPRNMTQAAGFYNTLLKGDDPALVIEVLNGYRLKEPMPSNLAEFCLPLGQVETLRTGTDITLVTYGSCCRIALEAADILASIGIELEVIDAQSLLPFDRAGDIARSLAKTNRLIVLDEDVPGGASAYILQQVLEVQNGYQYLDSKPVTITSKDHRPAYANDGDYFSKSQVEHILKVASEMMAEYDPGRYQPLY
- a CDS encoding ABC transporter permease — translated: MNLPLRIASRYLLSRRLPGPVNVISWIAMLGVMLGTAALVILLSVFNGFSTLIRDVFQDFDPVLKVAPAEGQYLANQASLMQQLAQHPGVAAVVPSLEGRALLRYHDRQRVIRLKGVPENNIGQVSRVAERLAFGSFRLRTGRDPAGIIAGSGVAYALNAGLEDYRHQMELIAVSASANLTMADEERALNRRQVVMTGVFSLQKEYDDQYVLAPLPLVQGLFEAEGQVSALELAIGPGADAEALEAELQARLGPAYQVLNAYEQHATLYEVMKSEKAVGFLLITLMLMLYCTNIVGSLSMVVIEKKRDIGILQVMGAGPGLIRRIFLTSGLWMGALGGGTGLLLGYGLSWLQEYGQVVPFPGATDNLIISHYPIETRLSDALYIALTVLALALLSAWYPARRAGRSHVLQNLQG
- a CDS encoding J domain-containing protein — protein: MQNEGVQGNHYQVLGIDPQATPPAIKAAYRRLARCYHPDVNPGAMAQQQFQRVLLAYEVLADPHKRQQYDQLLARGLPQHPSRLMPGMHSTPAHTAQSWPASRGIDPLAHKRQHLLMTKGMVHFFLLFGFCFLGTLVQTLLLVLVLNLVGIEVGKTRGLGALLLFMIVAFIGTNFRLGQRLIRRYPRYLRQLTRYFHAHQYRPPV